From Plasmodium chabaudi chabaudi strain AS genome assembly, chromosome: 12, the proteins below share one genomic window:
- a CDS encoding DNA repair protein RAD23, putative (pfam_scan;Pfam:PF00627.27; E()=6.5E-9;score=35.4;query 319-352;description=UBA;~pfam_scan;Pfam:PF00627.27; E()=1.1E-9;score=37.8;query 135-168;description=UBA;~pfam_scan;Pfam:PF00240.19; E()=1.5E-11;score=43.5;query 6-73;description=ubiquitin;~pfam_scan;Pfam:PF09280.7; E()=1.9E-16;score=59.4;query 225-278;description=XPC-binding;~iprscan;InterPro:IPR000626 : Ubiquitin;SMART:SM00213; score=6.5E-11;query 1-73;description=Ubiquitin domain;~iprscan;InterPro:IPR000626 : Ubiquitin;Pfam:PF00240; score=4.8E-13;query 3-72;description=Ubiquitin domain;~iprscan;InterPro:IPR000626 : Ubiquitin;Prosite:PS50053; score=14.404;query 1-74;description=Ubiquitin domain;~iprscan;InterPro:IPR009060 : UBA-like;Superfamily:SSF46934; score=3.6E-11;query 311-358;description=UBA-like superfamily;~iprscan;InterPro:IPR009060 : UBA-like;Superfamily:SSF46934; score=5.71E-12;query 118-174;description=UBA-like superfamily;~iprscan;InterPro:IPR029071 : Ubiquitin-related domain;Superfamily:SSF54236; score=2.76E-14;query 1-74;description=Ubiquitin-like domain superfamily;~iprscan;InterPro:IPR036353 : XPC-binding domain superfamily;Superfamily:SSF101238; score=7.06E-17;query 224-285;description=XPC-binding domain superfamily;~iprscan;InterPro:IPR015360 : XPC-binding domain;Pfam:PF09280; score=1.8E-16;query 225-278;description=XPC-binding domain;~iprscan;InterPro:IPR015940 : Ubiquitin-associated/translation elongation factor EF1B, N-terminal, eukaryote;SMART:SM00165; score=2.3E-5;query 317-354;description=Ubiquitin-associated domain;~iprscan;InterPro:IPR015940 : Ubiquitin-associated/translation elongation factor EF1B, N-terminal, eukaryote;Pfam:PF00627; score=1.2E-9;query 135-168;description=Ubiquitin-associated domain;~iprscan;InterPro:IPR015940 : Ubiquitin-associated/translation elongation factor EF1B, N-terminal, eukaryote;Pfam:PF00627; score=6.7E-9;query 319-352;description=Ubiquitin-associated domain;~iprscan;InterPro:IPR015940 : Ubiquitin-associated/translation elongation factor EF1B, N-terminal, eukaryote;SMART:SM00165; score=3.3E-7;query 133-170;description=Ubiquitin-associated domain;~iprscan;InterPro:IPR015940 : Ubiquitin-associated/translation elongation factor EF1B, N-terminal, eukaryote;Prosite:PS50030; score=11.631;query 131-171;description=Ubiquitin-associated domain;~iprscan;InterPro:IPR015940 : Ubiquitin-associated/translation elongation factor EF1B, N-terminal, eukaryote;Prosite:PS50030; score=13.222;query 312-355;description=Ubiquitin-associated domain;~iprscan;InterPro:IPR004806 : UV excision repair protein Rad23;PRINTS:PR01839; score=2.9E-20;query 250-272;description=UV excision repair protein Rad23;~iprscan;InterPro:IPR004806 : UV excision repair protein Rad23;PRINTS:PR01839; score=2.9E-20;query 311-327;description=UV excision repair protein Rad23;~iprscan;InterPro:IPR004806 : UV excision repair protein Rad23;PRINTS:PR01839; score=2.9E-20;query 343-358;description=UV excision repair protein Rad23;~iprscan;InterPro:IPR004806 : UV excision repair protein Rad23;PRINTS:PR01839; score=2.9E-20;query 328-342;description=UV excision repair protein Rad23): MKIKVRTLQNTEEEINVDNNDTVSDLKKKIENVFPEMACDKQKLIFSGNILIDENKVVDILKENDIVIVMVTRKIITSKKNNSTKNANELTSPDSLKNNEDKNNDKTKNTDTENKGSENISNPESILLTGDKLKEAIDNICAMGFERELVQKAMVLAYNNPNVAIDYLTNGFQDIIDEGHDISDIKDPSENPNDRDENYSNLSNLLMNYNLLDENERQDMSVNSEALRNSPFFNIIRDAALSNPQRIPEILEMIGRSDPSLLEYIRENQNEFLNALQNYDTDNNAENDLIPNYEYADEANQNTDNFNIPIASLNESEMESVRKLESLGFPKHVALEAFIACDKNEEMAANYLFENMNDYASE, from the coding sequence atgaaaataaaagtaagGACACTGCAAAATACCGAAGAAGAAATAAACGtagataataatgatactGTTTCTgatttaaagaaaaaaattgaaaatgtcTTTCCTGAAATGGCTTGtgataaacaaaaattaatattcagtggtaatatattaatagatgaaaataaagttgttgatatattaaaagaaaatgatatagTTATAGTTATGGTAActagaaaaataattacaagtaaaaaaaataattcaacaaaaaatgcaaaCGAATTAACTTCACCAgattcattaaaaaataacgaagataaaaataatgataaaacaaaaaatacagATACAGAAAATAAAGGAAGTGAAAATATCAGCAATCCTGAATCGATATTATTAACTGgtgataaattaaaagaagcCATAGACAATATTTGTGCTATGGGATTTGAAAGAGAGTTAGTACAAAAGGCAATGGTATTAGCATATAATAATCCTAATGTAGCTATTGATTATTTAACTAATGGCTTTCAAGATATTATTGATGAGGGTCATGATATATCTGATATAAAAGATCCATCTGAAAATCCAAATGATCgtgatgaaaattattcaaatttatcaaaccttttaatgaattataatttattagatgaaaatgaaagacAAGATATGTCAGTAAATTCTGAAGCTCTTAGAAACTCTCCCttctttaatattattagagATGCTGCATTATCAAATCCCCAAAGAATCCCTGAAATTTTAGAAATGATTGGAAGATCAGATCCATCCCTTTTAGAATATATTCGAgaaaatcaaaatgaatttttaaatgctcttcaaaattatgataCTGATAATAATGCAGAAAATGATCTTATAccaaattatgaatatgcCGATGAAGCAAATCAAAATActgataattttaatattcctATTGCATCATTAAATGAAAGTGAAATGGAAAGTGTTCGAAAATTAGAGTCCCTTGGTTTTCCCAAGCATGTAGCTTTAGAAGCTTTTATTGCTtgtgataaaaatgaagaaatggCTGCAAATTATCTgtttgaaaatatgaatgacTATGCATCAGAgtaa
- a CDS encoding PRE-binding protein, putative (term=annotation;date=20130917;qualifier=added_gene_name=PREBP;qualifier=added_literature=pmid:24040327;qualifier=added_product=pre-binding protein, putative;qualifier=removed_product=qf122 antigen, putative;curatorName=ucb@sanger.ac.uk;~term=annotation;date=20150825;qualifier=added_GO:0005634;qualifier=added_GO:0003700;qualifier=added_GO:0003690;qualifier=added_GO:0006355;curatorName=ucb@sanger.ac.uk;~pfam_scan;Pfam:PF00013.25; E()=2.3E-4;score=20.7;query 721-776;description=KH_1;~pfam_scan;Pfam:PF00013.25; E()=4.9E-15;score=54.9;query 807-865;description=KH_1;~iprscan;InterPro:IPR004088 : K Homology, type 1;Pfam:PF00013; score=1.6E-12;query 807-866;description=K Homology domain, type 1;~iprscan;Prosite:PS50084; score=16.479;query 805-865;description=null;~iprscan;Prosite:PS50084; score=8.89;query 718-777;description=null;~iprscan;InterPro:IPR004087 : K Homology;SMART:SM00322; score=0.0024;query 717-782;description=K Homology domain;~iprscan;InterPro:IPR004087 : K Homology;SMART:SM00322; score=4.7E-15;query 804-870;description=K Homology domain;~iprscan;InterPro:IPR036612 : K Homology domain, type 1 superfamily;Superfamily:SSF54791; score=4.24E-15;query 802-879;description=K Homology domain, type 1 superfamily;~iprscan;InterPro:IPR036612 : K Homology domain, type 1 superfamily;Superfamily:SSF54791; score=8.21E-10;query 699-782;description=K Homology domain, type 1 superfamily), with amino-acid sequence MHFITKMGRKAKTPAAGPNKKEETENGASPKNAKETTPNDKKQGGPKQNEPKNKKENVKAAETTLNGQLNGNVQKKKNTTPDSKKGNNDAEKEGTANAKDNNANKGQKNNEDQKKTQKNKNAKNEGGENNKQKGTAAEEKNNNKKAEGNAKNANNKNQDNKKKGKTENSASPQNANNKNNNKEKNEEETKKEEAKKDPKKDLKLKEDERKKIENELNKKFLKLSKQDNYKNISDKIEAEVKRKAEFEAFIVTINSSISKMNAQTPRPVNMKLTSADVENKCKEAKLKKKKLNPKSEEEMEEVNTYINYLEEQLIITKNYESFKGFQNRLFTLKKTCEEKLKENQKSLNEIKVHEKKLKFVEKIIKMKKEKQNIQIKESDIINKESSLPNDKYNTLIKPYNFLNRIQAKYFVYVDKISTNNFENKTSFNISGCNDDIENFISYLKNIDFTEKNYVNLSNKVFKIMLNICDGSFKKMEEDTNVFVHVDNETLYYCGMKDDIPKLKELIEKANNEKNTNAKNISKTIKLDSVLGRGFNKGLLKDIETKTNTLIRMNYDAKTFDASATIKGSKDADIQEAENKLNEILKGLDSEFIKFEERELFALYKKCAYELNDIRKNLNLFVIRHDNGISLVGDNENIKKALEILDHAKNIISSKSVKKKLTEEEAFLFNANYRNQIKAQTGAEVKIFNKTNYKELNISGNKTNIDDAIQMIDDLLKKRKCVEVAINERVIALLLSAKAQKIKDIEKDTYTSIQINKTSYIAQIYGHEDNIYLAKDVLENLVQTEGKDDKDAKEGQDGKSSSSNLYITVEMNIDTEHIGSIIGKKGRTINRIQEDTYVKKIHIDKENKKVFIQGTPKTVEVAQKEIQKILSRSKEENSYYDRYNSGSNTRHMASNSNYNSNTFSPSNRRQHKSSRTGKSNYRSDSSKNEVYINTNDEKAFPSLHDVTNIQSRKTKKAINLANTKKHDAVQKEIVAN; translated from the coding sequence ATGCACTTCATAACTAAGATGGGAAGAAAAGCCAAAACCCCGGCTGCAGgaccaaataaaaaagaggAAACCGAAAATGGAGCTTCACCAAAAAATGCAAAGGAAACCACACCAAACGATAAAAAACAAGGAGGACCCAAACAAAACGaaccaaaaaataaaaaggaaaatgtAAAAGCAGCCGAAACAACATTGAATGGACAACTTAATGGAAACGtgcaaaaaaagaaaaataccACTCCTGattcaaaaaaaggaaataacgATGCTGAAAAGGAAGGTACTGCTAATGCAAAAGACAACAATGCTAATAAGGGTCAGAAGAATAATGAagatcaaaaaaaaacacaaaaaaacaaaaatgcaAAGAATGAAGGtggtgaaaataataagcaaAAAGGAACTGCTGCAGAAGAGAAAAATAACAACAAAAAAGCTGAAGGTAATGCAAAGAATGCTAATAATAAGAATcaagataataaaaagaaaggaAAAACTGAAAATTCTGCATCACCACAAAAtgctaataataaaaataataacaaagaaaaaaatgaagaagaaaCAAAGAAAGAAGAAGCTAAAAAAGATCCTAAAAAggatttaaaattaaaggaAGAtgaaaggaaaaaaattgaaaatgaattaaataaaaagtttttaaaattatccAAACAAGataactataaaaatattagtgATAAAATAGAAGCAGAAGTTAAAAGAAAAGCAGAATTCGAAGCTTTTATAGTTACTATAAATTCTTCGATATCTAAAATGAATGCACAAACACCTAGACCAGTTAATATGAAATTAACATCAGCAGATGTcgaaaataaatgtaaagaagcaaaattaaagaaaaagaaattaaatCCAAAGAGTGAAGAAGAAATGGAAGAAGtgaatacatatataaattatttagaagaacaattaattattacaaaaaattatgaaagcTTTAAAGGCTTCCAAAATCGCTTAtttactttaaaaaaaacatgtgaagaaaaattaaaggaaaatcaaaaaagcttaaatgaaataaaagtacacgaaaaaaaattaaaatttgtagaaaaaataattaaaatgaaaaaagaaaaacaaaatattcaaataaaagaaagtgatataataaacaaagaATCCTCATTaccaaatgataaatataatacattaaTTAAACCATATAATTTCCTTAATAGAATACaagcaaaatattttgtatatgtagataaaataagtaccaataattttgaaaacaagacatcttttaatatatctgGATGTAATGAtgatatagaaaattttatttcttatctaaaaaatatcgaTTTTACTGAAAAGAATTATGTAAACTTAAGTAATAaagtatttaaaattatgcttaatatatgtgatggaagttttaaaaaaatggaagaaGATACAAACGTATTTGTACATGTAGATAATGaaacattatattattgtgGTATGAAAGATGATATtccaaaattaaaagaattaattgaaaaagctaataatgaaaaaaatacaaatgctaaaaatatatcaaaaacaattaaattAGATTCCGTATTAGGTCGTGGGTTTAATAAAGGTTTATTAAAAGACATCGAAACCAAAACTAACACATTAATAAGAATGAATTATGATGCTAAAACCTTTGATGCTTCAGCTACTATAAAAGGAAGTAAAGATGCAGATATACAAGAAgcagaaaataaattaaatgaaattcTTAAAGGTTTGGATTctgaatttattaaatttgaaGAAAGAGAACTTTTtgcattatataaaaaatgtgcatatgaattaaatgatatcagaaaaaatttaaatttatttgttatacGACATGATAATGGTATTAGTTTAGTAGGAGACAacgaaaatattaaaaaagctCTTGAAATTTTAGATCAtgctaaaaatataatatctaGCAAGtcagttaaaaaaaaactaactGAAGAAGAAGCATTCCTTTTTAATGCAAATTACAGAAATCAAATTAAAGCACAAACAGGAGCTGAagttaaaatattcaataaaacaaattataaagaattaaatataagtgGAAATAAAACCAATATTGATGATGCTATTCAAATGATTgatgatttattaaaaaaaagaaaatgtgTTGAAGTAGCTATTAATGAACGAGTTattgcattattattatcagcAAAAgcacaaaaaattaaagatatCGAAAAAGATACATATACTAGTattcaaattaataaaactaGTTATATTGCCCAAATATATGGACATgaagataatatatatttagcTAAAGATGTTTTAGAAAATCTAGTCCAAACGGAAGGTAAAGATGATAAGGATGCAAAAGAAGGACAAGATGGAAAATCCTCATCTagtaatttatatatcacTGTTGAAATGAATATAGATACTGAACATATAGGAAGTATAATTGgtaaaaaaggaagaaCTATTAATAGAATACAAGAAGATAcatatgttaaaaaaatacatatagacaaagaaaataaaaaagttttcATTCAAGGTACACCAAAAACAGTAGAAGTTGCTCAAAaagaaatacaaaaaatattaagtcGAAGCAAAGAAGAAAATTCATACTATGACCGATATAATAGTGGAAGTAATACTAGGCACATGGCATCAAACAGTAACTACAATAGCAACACATTTTCTCCATCTAACAGAAGACAACACAAAAGTTCAAGAACTGGAAAATCAAATTATAGATCTGATTCATCCAAAAATGAAGTTTATATTAACacaaatgatgaaaaagcCTTCCCAAGTTTACACGATGTAACTAATATTCAATccagaaaaacaaaaaaggcAATAAATTTAGCTAATACTAAAAAACATGATGCAGTACAAAAAGAGATTGTtgcaaattaa